The Haloprofundus salinisoli region CGCTTCTCACGGCGTTCGGCGTCTACCTCATCGCCAGCGAAAACGGGAAGACACCCGTCGCCACCCTTCTTCTCGCGGGCGTCGCAGTCCAGACGTTTCTCGGCGCGGTCATCTCGTTCATGCTCCTGCACAGCGGCGAGAGCCTCCGACAGGTCGTCTACTGGCTGATGGGCCACCTCGACAACGCCTCGTGGGGTGACGTCGGCGTCGCGGCGCTCGTCGTTCCGCCGCTGTTTCTCCTGCTGCTCGCCTACGGTCGAGACCTGAACGTTCTCCTCCTCGGCGAGGAGGACGCCCACAGCCTCGGTATCGAAGTCGAGCGGACCAAACGCGTCCTCCTGGCGGTGTCGAGTCTCGTCACCGCGGCGGCCGTCGCCGTCTCCGGGGTTATCGGCTTCGTCGGCCTCATCGTCCCGCACGTGATGCGCCTCGTCGTCGGCCCGGACCACCGGGTTCTGTTGCCGACGAGCGCGCTCGCGGGCGCGGCGTTTCTCGTCGCTACCGATACGCTCGCCCGGTCGGGAACCGCAGAATTGCCGGTCGGCGTCGTCACCGCGGCGCTGGGCGCGCCCTTCTTCCTCTATCTGCTGCGGACGCAGGAGGTGCGCTCGCTGTGAGCGACCGAAACGGTGAGGAGAAGGCGACTGCCATCCGCGTCGACGACCTCGCGGTCGAACTCGGCGGCGTCTCCGTCCTCGACGGGGTGGACGCGACGGTCGAACGCGGCACGTTCGTCGGTCTCGTGGGGCCGAACGGCGCGGGGAAGACGACGCTGCTTCGCTCGCTGTCGGGGCTGATTCGACCCGACCGGGGGGCGGTCACCGTCGACGGCGTCCCCATCGCGGGTCGGTCGTCGAAGGAGGTCAGTCGACTCGTGGCGACGGTTCCCCAGGACACCTCGCTGTCGTTCGACTTCGACGTGCGCGAGACGGTCGCCATGGGTCGCTCGCCGCATCTCGGCCGGTTCGAGCGCTTCGGCCCCGAGGACGAACGCGCCGTCGACGACGCGATGGCCCGCACGGCGGTCACGGAGTTCGCCGACCGGTCGGTGACCGCGGTCAGCGGCGGCGAACGTCAGCGGGTGCTCCTCGCGCGGGCGCTGGCGCAGGACGCACCCGTGCTCCTGCTCGACGAACCGACCGCGAGCCTCGACATCAACCACCAGGTGCGGACGCTCGAACTCGTCCGCGACCTCGTGGCGAGCGGGAAGACGGTCGTCGCGGCCATCCACGACCTCAACCTCGCGGCGCACTACTGCGACGAACTCCTGCTTCTGGGCGACGGCCGGGTGCTGGCCGCCGGCGACCCCGAGGCGGTGCTCACCGAAGCGAACTTGGAGACCGCCTTCAGGGCCAACGCCGTCGTCTCCCGGCATCCGGTGACGGGCTCTGTGTACGTGACGGCGCTGCCCGACGACCCCCGCCGCGACCGCGGCGACGAGGGCCGCGTCCACGTCGTCGGCGGCGGCGGGAGCGCCGCCCGTCTCCTCTATCTCCTCGACGCCGCGGGCTACGAGGTGTCGGTCGGCGCGCTCAACGAAGGTGACTCCGACACCGAAACGGCCCACAGTCTCGGACTGGACGCGGTGACGGTGCGACCCTTCGCGGCCGTCGACGGCGAGGCGCGCGCGGAAGTCGAATCTCGCATCCGCGAGGCCGACGTGACCGTCGTCGCCGACGTGGAAGTCGGCGAGGGTAACCGGGCGAACCTCGAAGCGGTTCGCGCCGCGTCGTCGGTCGTCCTCGTCGAGGAGCGACCGTTCGAAGAGCGGAACTACTCAGGGACCGACGCCGCCGAGACGTACGCCGAACTCCGAGAGCGGGCGACGGTGGTCTCGCCGAGTCGCGTCGTCGGTGCGGTCGCCGCCGCGGTCGACGAGGGGCGGGAGGCGACGGACGCCACCCGGTCCGCTCAGTCCTCGTCGCCGTCTCGCTCCTCCGACCAGCGGTCGTAGAGCGCGTCGCCGACGACGGAACCGACGATGCCGGGGAGCAGAAACAGCGACCCGAGGAAGACGGCGGCGATACTCAGCCAACGCGAGTACGGCTCCGTCGGCGGCCACAGCAGCGGCATCCACCGGACGACGAACTCCCAGAAGACGGCGATGAGCAGAAACGAGAGCACGGTCGTACAGCCGAGACGGACGGCGAGGCGTCTCGCGGACGGTCCCGGCTGGGGTTCGGGGAACTCGAAATCGTCGGCCACAGTCGCAGTTCGTGTGCGACCGATATAACCGACACGCGAAGCGTCAGCCTTACTCGCCGCCGGAGCGACGCTCTCGACAGACATGACGGTGCCCTGCGTACGCGTGCCCGCCTCCGCGGGCGAGGAGACCCGACAGGCGCTCGTCGAGGCGGGGGTTGTCGACCACGGTCACGACATCGTCGCCGACGACGGCGTCCTCTTCATCCCCGTGACCGACCCGACGGGCGTCCCGGCGGAGTACGAGGTGGTCGACCGCGACGTCCCCACCCGACGACAGCAGCGAACGCCCGCGGATATCCTGGGCTTCGAACCCTCCTACGAGCGACTCGGCGACATCGTCATCCTCGACGAGGACGACCCCGAACGCGCCCGCGAGATCGCCGACGCGGTGAGGGACTCCGACGTACGCGCGAAGACGGTGGTCAACCGCGCCTCGAAGATTCGGGGCGAACTCCGCGTCCGCGACTGGGACGTTCTCTCCGGGAGCGTCCCCGACGGACCCTCGGGAGGCAGCGAGACGGAGTCTCGCCCGCGAACCGAGACGGTCCACCGCGAGTACGGCTACGAGTTCCTCCTCGACATTTCGACGGTGTACTTCTCGCCGCGACTGGCGACCGAACGCCACCGCGTCGTCGAACAGGTCGAACCGGGCGAACGCGTGTTCGACATGTTCGCCGGAGTGGGGCCGTTCGCAGTTCCGTTCGCCGACGCGGGCGCAGACGTCGTCGCCGCCGACCTGAACGAAGCGGCCGTCGAGTATCTCCGCGAGAACGCGAGCCGAAACGGGGTTTCGGAGCGCCTCACGGCGATTCAGGGAGACGTCCGCGAGGTCGGACGCGAGTACGAAAACTGGGCCGACCGCATCGTGATGAATCTCCCGCACAGCGCCGGCGAGTTCCTCGACACCGCCGTCGCCGTCGCGGGCGACGACTGCGTCATCCACTACTACGATATCCAGCACGAGGACGACCCCTTCGGTCCCGGCGAGCGGGCGATTCGCGCCGCCGCCGCGCCCGAGTACGAGGTGACCGTGCTGAACGAGCGCGTCGTCCGCTCGTACGCGCCCCACGAGTACAACGTCTGTCTGGACGTTCGGCTCTCCCGCTAATCGCTCGCGGTGACTGCGCTTCTGTCTGGCACGCGGCGTCTCGTTTCGGAACCCTTATTGGCCCGATGGCGGTACGTTGAGGTGCGCGATACCGCGCCGGTGTAGCTCAGCTGGCAGAGCGATTCCTTCGTAAGGAATAGGCCGAGGGTTCAAATCCCTCCACCGGCTCTTTCTGCGACGAACTTCGTGAGGAGCGAAGCGACCCGCGAGGGATTCGAATCATGGAGCGGCTTCGCTCCGACCGTGGTTCAACTCCTTCCGCCGGTCTGCGCTGCGCGTACAGTTACACTGAGAACCGTAGTGTCTCTGTATATCGCTTCTTCTCCGGAGAACCCCCGTGTAGTTGAGTTTCGCCATGATATTGCCGCCACCAGGTAATGGCGACCGTCAAAAGAAGTCTGCCCGTGTGCCTAATACGGGGCAGACCCCTTTCTCGGAGTCGCCACCTATGAGACAATAGCCAGACTATAAGCACTCATCGGATAATCTAAAAATCAATCTATAATTCGGTGAGAACGGCGTGTCTCTCCCGAGGTCAAAGCGGTTCGAGACACTTTCGGGTCTCGTCACCGAGCGAATCAGCGATTCGCGAGGTTTGCGAACGCGGTTCGCCCGATCACCGACGAACTTCCGTCTTCCAAACGACCCCAAAGACACTCGCCTTGCTTCTCTGTAGATGGCCGCGTTCGGTGAGAACTGCAGTGAGTTTGAGACTGAAAACGCCCAGTCGGTGAATGGCCCCCTGTTCACCCCCGATCGCGGTTGGCATGTTTGTAGCTAACGTGGCCACCAGGCAATTTATCATGCCCACGATCATACAATCTTATGTGCCTACTACGGGTAAAATTCCACAAAAAATCACGTCGCCCGGCGTCAGCGTCCCGACATACGCGATAGACATAACAGAAACGATGGCCGATCAGGACACTTCCACGGCTATCATCATGTCAATCGCGGCCATCGAAGGACGCGACCCGCTCGACCTCGACCCGATGTTCGGTGATATCGAGACCGATTCGCTGAACATGCTGTTCAACTCCCCATCGAACAATCTGTACGTCGAATTCACCACGAACGGATGGAACGTGCAACTACACGGCTCGGGTGAGGCCATTTTCGAGCGTCAGATCTCTCTGTCTGAGGCTTCCGAGTTGAACTCCGAGAAATCGACTGCGTAGCAACACCGCTGACGAAGTTATTTTGGTATTTCGGTGGAACAACTCTCGGTTCGGAAAATAGTTACTAGGTCGACTACTGTTGCGATTTGCGGTCTCTTCGTCGGGCATCGACTAACCGCTGGAGCCACGCGATCTGTTCGCCGCTGATTCCGTCTTCGACTCTGGTTTGTGGGGGTTTCCCGAGTTTGAGTTCTTCACTCGGTCGTCGAGGGTGTCTTTTTGTGCGGCTTGGTTCTCGACGAGGTGCAGTCTCCCTCATGCATGTCTTTTCTCTTCATTTCTAGAAAATAAAGATTACCCAGACGAGAATAGATGAGTACGCCAGTGGCTGCTCTGTATTCCGCTGGCACGTGACGTTCTCCGAACGGCGAGCTCGTCGCCCAGGATGTGAGAGCGGTCGGGGGATGGTGACCCCGGACGTAGACACACAACGCACGGGGGAGACAGATTGCGCGTCGAGTCCCGCCAAGTCCTACAGGAACCTATCGCGTGGCGGGTACTCCTCGTTCACTACCTCAGGTACCGACATCGAAATGGTGGGTGTAGTTCGCTGCAGACGGGGCGAGAAGCTACC contains the following coding sequences:
- the btuC gene encoding vitamin B12 ABC transporter permease BtuC; this encodes MRTATRAGLWSGALSCVLVVVVLVSAGIGPVAITPATVTKATLNAVAVPASLSFEQSTVAGVAVPTPAVGYAHPFSFPVEGPHQVIVTTIRLPRILLGAVVGFALATAGVVMQGFFRNPMADPSIIGVSSGAAVGAVAFLVAPFALPFGIGLQGAAFLGALLTAFGVYLIASENGKTPVATLLLAGVAVQTFLGAVISFMLLHSGESLRQVVYWLMGHLDNASWGDVGVAALVVPPLFLLLLAYGRDLNVLLLGEEDAHSLGIEVERTKRVLLAVSSLVTAAAVAVSGVIGFVGLIVPHVMRLVVGPDHRVLLPTSALAGAAFLVATDTLARSGTAELPVGVVTAALGAPFFLYLLRTQEVRSL
- a CDS encoding heme ABC transporter ATP-binding protein, coding for MSDRNGEEKATAIRVDDLAVELGGVSVLDGVDATVERGTFVGLVGPNGAGKTTLLRSLSGLIRPDRGAVTVDGVPIAGRSSKEVSRLVATVPQDTSLSFDFDVRETVAMGRSPHLGRFERFGPEDERAVDDAMARTAVTEFADRSVTAVSGGERQRVLLARALAQDAPVLLLDEPTASLDINHQVRTLELVRDLVASGKTVVAAIHDLNLAAHYCDELLLLGDGRVLAAGDPEAVLTEANLETAFRANAVVSRHPVTGSVYVTALPDDPRRDRGDEGRVHVVGGGGSAARLLYLLDAAGYEVSVGALNEGDSDTETAHSLGLDAVTVRPFAAVDGEARAEVESRIREADVTVVADVEVGEGNRANLEAVRAASSVVLVEERPFEERNYSGTDAAETYAELRERATVVSPSRVVGAVAAAVDEGREATDATRSAQSSSPSRSSDQRS
- a CDS encoding class I SAM-dependent methyltransferase; its protein translation is MTVPCVRVPASAGEETRQALVEAGVVDHGHDIVADDGVLFIPVTDPTGVPAEYEVVDRDVPTRRQQRTPADILGFEPSYERLGDIVILDEDDPERAREIADAVRDSDVRAKTVVNRASKIRGELRVRDWDVLSGSVPDGPSGGSETESRPRTETVHREYGYEFLLDISTVYFSPRLATERHRVVEQVEPGERVFDMFAGVGPFAVPFADAGADVVAADLNEAAVEYLRENASRNGVSERLTAIQGDVREVGREYENWADRIVMNLPHSAGEFLDTAVAVAGDDCVIHYYDIQHEDDPFGPGERAIRAAAAPEYEVTVLNERVVRSYAPHEYNVCLDVRLSR
- a CDS encoding HalOD1 output domain-containing protein; the protein is MPTIIQSYVPTTGKIPQKITSPGVSVPTYAIDITETMADQDTSTAIIMSIAAIEGRDPLDLDPMFGDIETDSLNMLFNSPSNNLYVEFTTNGWNVQLHGSGEAIFERQISLSEASELNSEKSTA